A window of the Candida orthopsilosis Co 90-125, chromosome 1 draft sequence genome harbors these coding sequences:
- a CDS encoding Fre8 protein (S. cerevisiae homolog FRE8 has oxidoreductase activity, oxidizing metal ions and has role in cellular metal ion homeostasis): protein MNCTSSYSHYFHFPNGKSREYSDLRTYITNKYGNITTVLLLVFIVSIPAYNYMVVKNYRSKYHYLRSFNSNLNHYILHQHHPNCATASWKDKFLTTVATTTKTIAFKLLLHYSTIVQLTFWICFLTSLSLIDIYHGDLIFLAKRLGRVSANCLPTILFLTLRPSPLPNTLYLTLIPIHKWLSRLIILQAVIHTLIYLAYFNRNGTWAKAIKLENVYGWVALAAFLIIIVTSVSKFRVRWYKIFYFMHYTCTWIIVFSLQIHVRPQPFTLYTIANCLVLLTQIGYRVYLTKVSEKGEVRVIDVSPNLALIEFPNNLIAKPATAPGAHIRLTDYSSSIIMRIFKQMIPNYHPYTLVSLPQDRVQKLLIRKSNFRLYNDHRYLITGTYDPHLLFLNYKQITSNKKFSLAKLHVDAKRILIVVGGSAISFALPILRVMNYHGIPTKVVWVIKDFRDVLVLKYFDGIIHGDDLEIFITGKETLQEHQQQLKNAYSYASNLSRRSTAPSAHYDLENEETPLLGGTENGQIVTLNRENQDEDVEIVVNSDDDDDDNESNCTRHDTTSLCRQTSPEQFADLDEVLDDDANSLEQDDNFDEFEVTNDTINTRRSSFRSSMNEPFVPFTGYNSTDQFRSWISEFKETTRRLNIDKKIYKGRPKLSHRYYNWCINEGFTQCSGPVEDEHHNLICCRDLPRNKVVQEDINAEKIWVIGAGPRQLVENVKLWSSENGLKFHEEAFYS, encoded by the coding sequence ATGAATTGTACCCTGTCGTATTCACATTATTtccattttccaaatggGAAATCAAGGGAGTACTCAGACCTACGGACCTACattacaaacaaatatGGAAACATCACCACAGTTTTACTTCttgtttttattgtttcGATACCAGCGTATAATTACATGGTGGTAAAAAATTATAGATCTAAATATCATTATCTTCGATCATTtaattccaatttgaatcattatATActacatcaacatcatccaAATTGCGCAACAGCTTCTTGGAAGGACAAGTTTTTGACGACTGTGGCAACTACAACCAAAACCATTGCATTCAAGTTACTTTTGCAttactcaacaattgtaCAGTTAACATTTTGGATCTGCTTTTTGACATCCTTATCCCTTATAGATATTTATCATGGTGATTTGATATTCCTAGCTAAAAGACTAGGGAGAGTGTCGGCAAATTGTCTTCCCAcgattttgtttttaaCATTGCGACCTTCGCCCTTGCCAAATACGTTATACTTGACACTCATCCCCATCCACAAATGGCTAAGTCGATTGATAATTCTCCAAGCAGTGATACACACCTTAATCTATCTTGCATACTTCAACAGAAATGGAACCTGGGCCAAAGCCATTAAGTTGGAAAACGTGTATGGATGGGTGGCTTTAGCAGCATTCTTGATAATCATTGTAACGTCCGTGTCAAAATTTAGAGTGAGGTGGTACAAGATATTCTACTTCATGCATTACACCTGCACTTGGATCATTGtcttttctcttcaaattcacgTCAGACCACAACCTTTCACGTTGTATACAATTGCAAATTGCTTGGTTCTACTCACCCAGATAGGCTATAGGGTCTACTTAACAAAAGTGTCAGAAAAGGGCGAGGTCAGGGTCATTGATGTTTCTCCCAATTTAGCACTTATTGAATTCCCCAATAACCTAATTGCGAAACCAGCAACTGCGCCTGGAGCTCACATCCGATTGACTGATTATAGCTCTAGCATTATAATGAGGATATTCAAACAAATGATACCTAACTACCACCCATACACTTTGGTATCACTACCCCAGGATCGTGTTCAGAAATTGCTCATTCGAAAGAGTAATTTCAGACTTTACAATGATCATAGGTACTTGATCACAGGAACATATGATCCACACTTGCTTTTCTTAAACTACAAACAAATCACATCGAATAAGAAGTTTTCGTTAGCCAAGTTACACGTGGATGCAAAGAGAATATTGATTGTTGTCGGAGGATCGGCAATTTCGTTTGCCCTTCCCATTCTTCGTGTCATGAACTACCATGGTATTCCAACCAAAGTAGTGTGGGTCATTAAAGATTTTCGCGATGTGTTAGTTctcaaatattttgatgGTATTATACATGGggatgatttggaaatattCATTACTGGTAAAGAAACTCTCCAAGAACATCAGCAGCAATTAAAGAATGCTTATAGCTATGCATCCAATTTAAGTAGAAGATCTACTGCACCATCAGCTCACTATGACTTGGAAAATGAGGAAACTCCTTTACTTGGTGGAACAGAAAACGGGCAAATAGTCACCTTGAACCGAGAGAACCAAGACGAAGATGTTGAGATTGTTGTCAACTCtgacgatgatgacgacgataatgaatcaaattgcACACGACATGACACAACTTCGCTCTGTCGACAAACTTCTCCGGAGCAATTTGCAGACCTCGATGAAGttcttgatgatgatgccaATTCTTTGGAACAGGATGACAATTTCGATGAATTTGAGGTGACGAACGACACAATCAATACTCGACGTCTGTCATTTAGGTCATCGATGAACGAACCCTTTGTTCCATTCACTGGTTATAACTCGACTGATCAATTTAGATCTTGGATTTCTGAATTCAAAGAGACAACGCGAAGACTAAACATTGATAAAAAGATTTACAAAGGTCGTCCTAAGTTGAGTCATAGATACTATAACTGGTGTATAAACGAGGGATTCACTCAATGTTCAGGTCCTGTGGAAGATGAACATCATAATCTTATTTGCTGCCGAGATTTGCCGCGTAACAAAGTTGTTCAAGAGGATATCAATGCTGAAAAGATTTGGGTGATTGGAGCTGGGCCAAGacaattggttgaaaatgtGAAATTATGGTCTAGTGAGAACGGGTTGAAATTCCACGAAGAAGCGTTTTATTCGTAG
- a CDS encoding Shy1 cytochrome c oxidase biosynthesis protein, with product MFRSTPFAGKVLTRPSALLRFKRSVKTSTIDWKPVKSVPGNLRTITHQKKTPIIRRVLLGLMYAMPIVSFGLGCWQVHRLNWKNDLIARCENNLAAPVIEELPPTLEPNVIHEFEYRRFKCKGEFDYDQEMFLGPRIKDGVLGYLVVTPFIRSNGGKPILIERGWIHKDKVIPSTRSSGYLSHLAMPQGEIEIEALFRCMPKKSKLQFDHEPGTKLFNVIDVPAMAEQSGSLPIYCQMIYDLSDHLDYKARETLEAQGADPSIFGRLFFTKTKEDPKEKSFYIQDESDDSMFYQEFEFIKQGVPIAAKPTIKFSNNHLQYLITWFGVSIASAGLLLYSTWKRKQFSSTERIIDAKRRDMKKLL from the coding sequence ATGTTCCGTTCAACTCCATTCGCAGGCAAAGTTCTCACCCGACCAAGTGCTCTACTACGCTTTAAACGCTCAGTGAAAACCTCCACCATTGATTGGAAACCGGTGAAGTCGGTTCCTGGGAACTTGAGGACAATCACTCATCAGAAGAAGACACCGATCATTAGAAGAGTTCTACTTGGACTTATGTACGCCATGCCAATTGTTTCGTTTGGATTGGGATGCTGGCAAGTTCATAGGCTTAATTGGAAGAATGATTTAATTGCAAGGTGTGAAAATAATTTAGCTGCCCCAGTAATTGAAGAACTACCGCCCACTCTTGAGCCTAATGTTATTCATGAATTTGAGTACAGACGGTTTAAATGTAAGGGTGAGTTTGACTACGATCAGGAGATGTTTTTAGGGCCTAGAATCAAGGATGGTGTATTGGGATATCTTGTCGTGACCCCATTTATTAGATCTAATGGAGGTAAACCAATATTGATTGAACGTGGATGGATTCATAAAGATAAAGTGATACCATCTACCAGGTCGTCTGGTTATTTGTCACATTTGGCAATGCCAcaaggagaaattgaaattgaggcCTTGTTTAGATGCATGCCAAAAAAATCTaaacttcaatttgatcatgAACCAGGTACCAAGTTATTCAATGTGATTGATGTTCCTGCAATGGCTGAACAGAGTGGGTCTTTGCCAATTTACTGTCAAATGATTTATGATTTAAGTGACCATTTGGATTACAAAGCACGAGAGACTTTGGAAGCCCAAGGTGCCGATCCTTCAATTTTCGGTAGATTATTCTTCACCAAGACGAAAGAGGACCCCAAGGAGAAATCTTTCTACATCCAAGACGAATCTGATGATTCAATGTTTtatcaagaatttgaattcataAAGCAAGGGGTTCCAATTGCTgcaaaaccaacaattaAGTTCTCCAACAATCACTTGCAGTACTTGATTACCTGGTTCGGAGTTTCTATCGCTAGTGCTGGGTTATTGCTTTACTCTACTTGGAAGAGAAAACAGTTCCTGAGTACAGAGAGAATCATTGATGCCAAGAGAAGGGAtatgaaaaaattgttgtag
- a CDS encoding GET complex subunit — protein sequence MSSSNNAIALSEEEKRRILRERRQAKMAKGKASDRLNNILTQGASVKSSTVTSVLDKPESGPATLPTSLHHDDDPEIQDISTIAAGDTSLGEKDPQAEINEMFKSIFQQQSSQDEGNPMTDIFKMFGDANSTGDSNIPPPDSAQSQYEQQLNQYHLYQKQVWRFRFSIVRLITIAAFFFYNYYSIPSFTASNHAYVRDLSEIYPLSGFAQGFFTLEIVIIASYYFILTKNGLFHAARQNNLVMKGVQVVSMFAPQVQQLAPILSRVLEYKELLGIFLGDLSLVVVLFGLLSFRD from the coding sequence ATGTCAAGTTCAAACAATGCTATCGCGTTaagtgaagaagagaagCGTAGGATTCTCAGAGAGAGAAGACAGGCCAAGATGGCCAAAGGAAAGGCCAGTGATAGGTTGAACAACATCTTAACTCAAGGAGCATCAGTTAAATCGTCAACTGTAACATCAGTATTGGACAAGCCAGAGTCCGGCCCTGCTACGTTACCTACAAGTTTACATCATGATGACGACCCAGAGATTCAAGACATTTCTACAATAGCTGCAGGTGACACATCATTAGGAGAAAAAGATCCTCAAGctgaaatcaatgaaatgttcaaatcaatttttcaacaacaatcttcACAAGATGAGGGAAACCCGATGACagatattttcaaaatgtttgGCGATGCAAATTCTACCGGTGATCTGAATATCCCACCTCCTGACTCCGCTCAATCTCAATatgaacaacaattgaatcaatatcaCTTGTATCAGAAACAAGTATGGAGGTTTCGCTTTTCAATTGTGAGATTGATTACCATAGCTGCATTCTTTTTCTACAATTACTACTCCATACCTTCATTTACAGCATCCAATCATGCCTATGTGAGAGATTTGTCTGAGATTTATCCTTTGAGTGGGTTTGCCCAGGGGTTCTTCACCTTGGAAATAGTTATAATCGCAAGCTACTACTTTATTCTTACTAAAAATGGCTTATTTCATGCTGCTCGCCAGAACAACCTTGTGATGAAAGGAGTACAGGTTGTGTCGATGTTTGCGCCACAGGTACAACAATTGGCTCCAATTCTTCTGAGAGTACTCGAGTACAAGGAATTATTGGGTATCTTCCTTGGAGATCTTTCATTAGTTGTGGTATTGTTTGGTTTATTAAGTTTTAGGGATTAA
- a CDS encoding Dam1 subunit of the Dam1 (DASH) complex (which acts in chromosome segregation by coupling kinetochores to spindle microtubules), producing the protein MPTMSLSRPTTPIGDRRQTSRRYSRRSSGIPLPSQSPHHYPVDPDNLPMDCPEIVNKVRDIADGIEDLDINVRDLNHIHNAVASQFNESFASFLYGLSITMWCVDLPKCPSQKAWQRLQLRKKKKEHIAELRRKIEEAARLNVELKEKVAKETRPLTHARPMSRQLPSTKRFRPSNENIKSNGANIVRKPDVPATRISRIPQPVSGLLRTHQVPTTSSSNAPNLDQPPRYMRGLFKNDATPVKPRSGLQAKQQPQNLSQRPPFR; encoded by the coding sequence ATGCCCACAATGTCCCTATCGAGACCAACCACACCAATTGGAGACAGACGGCAAACTAGCAGACGTTATCTGAGAAGATCGTCCGGCATTCCATTACCATCACAGTCACCACATCATTATCCTGTTGATCCCGACAACCTACCCATGGACTGCCCTGAGATTGTCAACAAGGTAAGAGACATAGCTGATGGAATAGAGGATCTTGATATAAACGTTAGGGATTTGAATCATATACATAATGCCGTTGCAAGCCAATTCAATGAGTCCTTCGCAAGTTTCTTATATGGATTATCCATCACTATGTGGTGCGTTGATCTTCCCAAGTGCCCGTCGCAAAAAGCCTGGCAGCGGTTACAattgagaaagaagaagaaagagcATATTGCAGAATTGAGGAGGAAAATTGAAGAGGCCGCAAGATTGAATGTggaattgaaggaaaaggTAGCTAAAGAAACAAGACCGCTTACCCATGCACGTCCGATGAGTAGACAACTTCCATCAACGAAACGGTTTCGGCCCAGCAATGAgaatatcaaatccaatgGCGCAAATATTGTTAGAAAACCAGATGTTCCTGCCACTCGTATTTCCAGAATACCTCAGCCTGTGTCGGGGTTGCTAAGAACACACCAAGTGCCGACAACCTCGAGTAGCAACGCACCAAATTTGGACCAGCCACCTAGATACATGCGAGGgcttttcaaaaatgacGCAACGCCAGTGAAACCAAGGAGTGGGCTACAAGCGAAACAGCAACCCCAAAATTTGAGTCAGCGACCACCATTTAGGTAA